From candidate division KSB1 bacterium, a single genomic window includes:
- a CDS encoding AsmA family protein, which produces MTTSRAHTSLPRRRRWFLLVGGTLALYLLLLAAGFALLQALLPSERVKQAVIATLESQLGRKIAVAEVRVNPFSGITLHQVEIQTPVGADTFAFPARAAKVERVRLHYRLLPLFRRRVEIDEISLHEPRLDLVFAVRQKPAGSVRRAEPEYQRADSVARTASALPVALDLRRVEIRQAACTVTIRGDSSEMAFGLEGLSFAAAGLRVPRREGDPWGAAEGRAQLKCTRAPVFFRQSGRTSTPIAASGALDFELTAEAHTLADVEATLDIGVHRARLSIPAEEGSLLAGLMERQLPSVELRAQARGDVLGGNYALQRLSLSLARQQLLALSGALHDLGGRPAIEVAVEEGEISLGRLIETLRPLFANTDLSSRLPSQLSGRLSLAGTGLRGKLPSASARHSLEAVGRVHLGGLTFSLPTVAEADSLTFSVEGTGRLDSAGLREAAAICNLWCRRAVYRSPGLPIALKGTRLALETRVPRDAQLLRVNADLQADSALGGSLASKVHISAGRTSADWQGTVQVEVTALPLAQLSTGQLEGQATASFAAELRTLKDIALHTRVVLESLAAKLNGGMQPLPPLELVAAGKARITPWSTFALDSLLVELPDFASVRLVGEFETRKQQASVILQDLAISHHALPRLLPQDLQDELGELWLSGETHLRSHGFARLGPGQPRFDARGQLSIMLAGEFPTFGVEVSGVRVGADFDLTPDLGRTQVDLQVDTLVFAALGAAPVTGTSAHFELLLPELRRLVLAQGHVAVPIVAARADLTGTMELHTDGPRAFLEADLHVQATDTVRFMDTIKFVGEVHAPAALRMNGSVVNINGSLVIPAAAVVLPGGVSLRGIRADIPFAHAFDLSTMQVLSASEERFAFAGPAGRYPELFVPHFTQTLPEQGWLTVERLSFAGYGASNLRMSTFIGGGKVLVPSLLIDAYDGNFGGSVAAELPTVDLADATYRIAGHLSGVNSALLAARSGQPPEKGIINANFFFAGRGLDVAKGIEVEGSFRITEIGPRVADNLLRALDPQGVDAGIRSARFFINHGFKPRLINFDLRHGHLYPSIRLSQPWYFPVRIGGGRVELARIPLAFFLQMLKQETLPAY; this is translated from the coding sequence ATGACCACGTCACGCGCACACACGTCTCTTCCCCGACGACGACGCTGGTTCTTGCTTGTCGGCGGCACGCTCGCTTTGTACTTGCTGCTGTTGGCAGCCGGGTTTGCCCTGCTCCAGGCCCTTCTCCCCTCAGAGAGGGTAAAGCAGGCTGTCATTGCCACCTTAGAATCACAGCTCGGACGCAAGATCGCAGTTGCTGAGGTGCGCGTCAATCCCTTTTCCGGCATCACGTTGCATCAGGTAGAGATTCAGACACCCGTTGGGGCCGATACGTTCGCGTTCCCGGCTCGCGCAGCCAAGGTGGAACGCGTCAGACTGCACTATCGGCTGCTACCACTCTTCAGGCGTCGCGTTGAGATAGATGAGATCAGCCTTCATGAGCCACGCCTGGACCTTGTGTTCGCAGTCCGCCAGAAGCCAGCCGGTTCGGTCCGGCGGGCTGAACCCGAGTACCAGCGTGCCGACTCGGTGGCTCGCACGGCCTCGGCCCTACCCGTTGCGTTGGACCTACGCCGGGTGGAGATTCGCCAAGCGGCGTGTACCGTGACAATAAGGGGGGACAGCTCCGAGATGGCGTTTGGCCTGGAGGGGCTGAGCTTTGCGGCCGCAGGCCTGCGCGTACCGCGTCGCGAGGGGGACCCTTGGGGCGCTGCCGAAGGGCGCGCGCAACTGAAATGCACAAGGGCCCCTGTCTTCTTTCGCCAAAGTGGCCGCACTTCCACGCCGATTGCGGCGAGCGGTGCACTTGATTTCGAGCTGACCGCGGAAGCACACACGCTTGCCGACGTCGAAGCTACGCTGGACATAGGCGTGCACCGGGCAAGGCTTAGTATTCCCGCCGAGGAGGGCTCGCTGCTCGCAGGCCTTATGGAACGCCAGCTCCCCTCCGTGGAGCTCCGCGCGCAGGCGAGGGGCGACGTGCTCGGCGGCAACTACGCCCTCCAACGACTGAGCTTGAGCCTGGCCAGGCAGCAGTTGCTCGCATTGAGCGGCGCACTGCACGACCTCGGAGGACGGCCGGCGATTGAAGTAGCCGTAGAAGAGGGCGAGATTTCGCTGGGGCGCCTCATTGAAACGCTGCGCCCTCTCTTTGCCAACACCGATCTTTCCTCACGGTTGCCGTCGCAACTCTCGGGAAGACTGTCTCTTGCCGGTACGGGACTACGAGGAAAACTCCCCTCGGCCTCTGCCCGCCACTCACTTGAAGCAGTGGGGCGAGTCCACCTGGGCGGTCTCACCTTTAGCCTTCCCACCGTGGCGGAAGCGGATAGCCTCACGTTCTCTGTCGAAGGCACAGGCCGGCTCGACAGCGCCGGACTACGGGAGGCAGCCGCGATCTGCAATCTCTGGTGCCGTCGTGCGGTTTACCGAAGCCCAGGGCTGCCAATCGCGCTAAAGGGGACGAGGCTCGCGTTGGAAACGCGGGTGCCGAGGGACGCACAGCTGCTGCGCGTGAACGCGGATCTGCAGGCAGATAGCGCGTTGGGCGGGTCGCTCGCCAGCAAGGTCCACATCTCCGCGGGTCGGACCAGCGCCGACTGGCAGGGGACGGTGCAGGTGGAGGTCACGGCTCTCCCCCTGGCCCAACTCTCGACGGGTCAACTGGAGGGACAGGCGACCGCCTCCTTTGCCGCCGAACTCCGCACACTGAAAGATATCGCGTTGCATACACGGGTGGTGCTGGAGTCCCTCGCTGCAAAGCTCAACGGTGGTATGCAACCGTTACCCCCCTTGGAGCTGGTAGCAGCAGGGAAGGCGCGGATCACTCCGTGGTCGACATTTGCCCTGGATTCCCTGCTGGTGGAGTTGCCGGACTTTGCCTCTGTGCGTCTGGTTGGAGAGTTTGAGACACGCAAGCAACAGGCCAGCGTGATTCTGCAGGACCTCGCGATTAGCCACCATGCATTGCCCCGACTTCTGCCCCAGGATTTGCAGGACGAGTTGGGTGAGCTATGGCTCAGTGGTGAGACCCATTTGCGCTCCCACGGTTTTGCGCGGCTTGGGCCCGGCCAGCCTAGGTTTGATGCTCGAGGCCAACTTTCGATTATGCTCGCGGGCGAATTCCCCACGTTCGGCGTCGAAGTCTCGGGCGTCCGCGTGGGCGCGGACTTTGACCTGACGCCGGACCTCGGCAGGACACAGGTGGATCTGCAGGTTGACACGCTCGTATTCGCGGCGCTGGGCGCCGCTCCTGTGACCGGTACCAGCGCGCACTTTGAGCTGCTCCTTCCGGAGCTCAGACGATTAGTTCTTGCGCAAGGTCATGTCGCGGTGCCCATTGTTGCGGCCCGTGCCGACCTGACCGGCACAATGGAGCTGCATACTGATGGCCCGCGCGCGTTTTTGGAAGCAGACCTGCACGTGCAGGCCACGGACACCGTGCGTTTCATGGACACTATCAAGTTTGTAGGCGAGGTCCATGCCCCTGCCGCCCTGCGCATGAATGGGTCTGTAGTGAACATCAACGGGAGTCTGGTCATTCCGGCTGCGGCAGTCGTTTTGCCGGGTGGTGTGTCCTTGCGAGGCATCCGAGCTGACATTCCGTTCGCGCACGCATTCGACTTGTCGACGATGCAAGTCTTGAGCGCCTCCGAGGAGCGCTTCGCCTTTGCCGGACCAGCCGGCCGCTACCCGGAACTTTTTGTCCCCCACTTCACTCAGACCCTTCCTGAGCAGGGGTGGCTAACCGTGGAGCGATTGTCCTTCGCCGGGTATGGTGCAAGCAACCTGCGCATGAGCACGTTTATCGGCGGAGGAAAAGTGCTGGTGCCAAGTCTTCTGATTGATGCATACGATGGCAATTTCGGGGGAAGCGTTGCCGCGGAACTGCCGACGGTCGACCTTGCGGATGCCACCTATCGCATTGCAGGACACCTCTCCGGCGTGAATTCGGCCCTGCTCGCCGCTCGAAGCGGTCAGCCTCCGGAAAAGGGGATCATTAATGCCAATTTCTTCTTTGCGGGCAGAGGTCTGGACGTTGCCAAGGGGATCGAGGTGGAAGGTTCCTTCCGCATCACCGAGATCGGACCCCGGGTGGCCGACAATTTGCTCCGCGCTCTGGACCCACAGGGGGTTGACGCCGGCATCCGCAGCGCGCGGTTTTTCATTAACCACGGCTTCAAGCCGCGGCTTATCAACTTTGACCTGCGTCACGGGCACCTTTACCCTTCGATCCGCCTATCGCAGCCGTGGTACTTTCCCGTACGCATTGGGGGAGGACGCGTGGAACTGGCGCGCATCCCACTGGCGTTTTTCCTGCAGATGCTCAAGCAGGAGACTTTACCAGCATATTGA
- a CDS encoding YdbL family protein: MRKYAASILLVTCLVAGCSVRAPEVQVTGEKTALENQVIGTYQQVADESWMIASTRAADSGQKAQMATEKKEVLEAVQNRKFNKDDIDEFKREGALGENNQGFLELRPLPRLEEDAEYRSLVLRIMNEENRDRKIIYDRVLELNPNASRAGASAVYAVFAKMNIEESAPGTWVQDEDGTWRRKGKESGPGTKK; the protein is encoded by the coding sequence ATGAGAAAGTACGCAGCATCGATACTACTGGTCACCTGCCTTGTGGCCGGCTGTAGTGTGCGGGCGCCCGAGGTCCAGGTGACCGGGGAGAAGACTGCGCTGGAAAACCAGGTCATCGGCACCTACCAGCAGGTAGCGGACGAAAGCTGGATGATTGCCTCCACGCGCGCAGCCGACAGTGGCCAGAAGGCGCAGATGGCCACGGAGAAGAAGGAAGTGTTGGAGGCAGTGCAGAACCGCAAGTTCAACAAGGACGACATCGACGAGTTCAAACGCGAGGGAGCTCTTGGCGAGAACAACCAGGGTTTTCTGGAGCTCCGTCCTTTGCCGCGACTGGAGGAGGATGCCGAGTATCGGAGCCTTGTCCTCCGCATCATGAACGAGGAAAACCGCGACCGCAAGATCATCTACGATCGCGTGCTTGAGCTCAACCCCAACGCCAGCCGTGCTGGAGCCTCCGCCGTCTACGCCGTATTCGCCAAGATGAACATAGAAGAGTCCGCTCCAGGTACGTGGGTCCAGGACGAGGACGGCACTTGGCGCCGCAAGGGCAAGGAGTCCGGGCCGGGCACGAAAAAGTAA